Proteins from one Drosophila gunungcola strain Sukarami chromosome 3R, Dgunungcola_SK_2, whole genome shotgun sequence genomic window:
- the LOC128257894 gene encoding uncharacterized protein LOC128257894, producing MRAFILLCLFAASCSADKLGYNYQPVGHADEGLSFLPGQAGQGQVIGELPQQLLQPVQSGEAVLSQPIEAPLQSAPLAPQIAPLVEEFQKEFYSYGAPEEQFDEGVSNQQIANSLKKNLRVVFIRTPENQGFERAALQLAKQSAQQETAIYVLSKQSDVSNLAKQLNALKTSSSNKPEVHFVKYRTPEDAANAQLAIQNQYNQLPGVSRISNEGRAPVLNFASQATQPAVLPASVAAPASVSVSAPSSDYLPANVVAGQDYLPPTLRRFRLK from the exons ATGCGCGCCTTTATC CTTCTGTGCCTGTTCGCTGCCAGCTGCAGTGCAGACAAGCTGGGCTACAACTACCAACCGGTGGGCCATGCCGATGAAGGTCTGTCCTTCCTGCCTGGTCAAGCTGGTCAAGGTCAGGTGATTGGGGAGCTACCCCAGCAGCTGCTGCAACCCGTGCAGAGTGGCGAGGCGGTGCTCTCCCAGCCCATTGAGGCTCCCCTCCAGTCGGCCCCCTTGGCCCCGCAGATTGCGCCCCTCGTCGAGGAGTTCCAGAAGGAGTTCTACAGCTATGGCGCCCCCGAGGAGCAGTTCGATGAGGGGGTCAgcaaccagcagatcgccaacTCGCTGAAGAAGAACCTCCGCGTGGTCTTTATCCGCACACCCGAGAACCAGGGCTTCGAGCGGGCCGCCCTTCAGTTGGCCAAGCAGTCCGCCCAGCAGGAGACCGCCATCTATGTGCTGTCCAAACAGTCGGACGTGTCCAACCTGGCCAAGCAGCTGAACGCCCTGAAGACCAGCTCAAGCAACAAGCCCGAGGTGCACTTCGTTAAGTACCGCACTCCCGAGGATGCGGCCAATGCCCAGCTGGCCATCCAAAACCAGTACAACCAGCTGCCCGGCGTGTCGCGCATCTCCAACGAGGGTCGTGCCCCCGTCCTCAACTTTGCCTCCCAGGCAACCCAGCCTGCTGTGCTCCCCGCCAGCGTCGCTGCTCCGgcttcggtttcggtttcggctCCCAGCTCGGATTATCTGCCCGCCAATGTGGTGGCTGGCCAGGATTACCTGCCACCCACTCTGCGTCGCTTCCGCCTGAAGTGA
- the LOC128266498 gene encoding glycine, alanine and asparagine-rich protein, with protein sequence MRAFIVLCLVALASADKLGYNYQPVGHSSSGLSFAPGSGSLSLGGAGGGSLGGSSGSLGLGGGSNFGSLDGGLGGGSLDLGSSGLGSSGLGSSGLGSSGLGSSGLSAPVSYNAPAPAAELEKEFFTFTANEEDFDQPQELERVASSVNKGLRVVFIKGPENRGLENAALALAKQAAQQETAIYVLNKQADIGDLAQKLNAIRSNSNNKPEVHFVKYRTPEDAANAQRAIQSQYDQLGGTSQAHNGGVANALNFASAGPVQKANAQIPENSYLPSSVLRRLRYRH encoded by the coding sequence aTGCGCGCCTTCATCGTCCTGTGCCTCGTGGCCCTCGCCTCGGCCGACAAGCTGGGCTACAACTACCAGCCCGTGGGCCACTCCAGCTCTGGATTGTCCTTCGCTCCCGGCAGCGGCTCCCTGAGCCTAGGAGGAGCCGGTGGTGGCTCCCTCGGCGGAAGCAGTGGCTCCTTGGGCCTGGGAGGAGGCAGCAACTTTGGCAGCCTGGATGGCGGTCTGGGCGGTGGCTCCCTGGATCTGGGATCCTCTGGTCTTGGATCCTCTGGACTGGGCTCATCTGGTCTGGGATCCTCCGGTCTGGGCTCCTCTGGACTCAGTGCCCCCGTCTCCTACAACGCCCCTGCCCCCGCTGCCGAGCTGGAGAAGGAGTTCTTCACCTTCACCGCCAACGAGGAGGACTTCGATCAGCCCCAGGAACTTGAGCGTGTGGCCAGCTCCGTGAACAAGGGTCTGCGCGTGGTCTTCATCAAGGGACCCGAGAACCGTGGCCTGGAGAACGCCGCCCTGGCTCTGGCCAAGCAGGCTGCCCAGCAGGAGACCGCCATCTATGTGCTGAACAAGCAGGCCGATATTGGAGATCTTGCCCAGAAGCTGAACGCCATCCGCAGCAACTCGAACAACAAGCCCGAGGTGCACTTCGTCAAGTACAGGACTCCCGAGGATGCAGCCAACGCCCAGCGTGCCATCCAGTCGCAGTACGACCAGCTGGGAGGAACCTCTCAGGCCCACAACGGTGGAGTGGCCAACGCCCTGAACTTTGCCTCCGCCGGTCCCGTCCAGAAGGCCAACGCCCAGATCCCCGAGAACTCGTACCTGCCCTCGTCGGTGCTGCGTCGCCTGCGCTACCGCCACTAG
- the LOC128263756 gene encoding uncharacterized protein LOC128263756: MAKNQLVRSITARHSLLFLWLFLGLSYGLGDVYLPAGSDVAPGRHLATEYFTYDAPQEEDQAAPWQSARQLAQVLSPPQQVVFIRTPETNLFSLTAKQLAVNNPLDIFVLHRQADADALAQQQAAIQQQATEKPSVHFVKYRTPADVTRALSALRSDYDRLPGNSINHAVEKAHVLQLNPQPTTETPVIFKIRTKDSADYEVHEQATELETAKLQALFRDYLPPGKRR; the protein is encoded by the exons atggcaaaaaatcagCTGGTGCGGAGTATCACAGCCAGGCACTCCTTGCTG TTTCTTTGGCTGTTTCTGGGCCTGAGTTATGGCTTAGGCGATGTCTACTTACCGGCTGGAAGTGATGTGGCACCTGGACGTCATTTGGCCACGGAGTACTTTACCTATGATGCTCCTCAGGAGGAGGATCAGGCTGCTCCCTGGCAATCAGCCAGGCAACTGGCCCAGGTTCTCTCCCCGCCGCAACAGGTGGTCTTCATTCGCACACCGGAAACCAATCTCTTCTCGCTGACGGCCAAACAACTGGCAGTCAATAATCCACTGGACATCTTCGTGCTTCACCGCCAGGCGGATGCAGATGCTCTGGCCCAACAGCAGGCGGCCATTCAGCAGCAGGCCACCGAGAAACCCTCGGTGCACTTTGTCAAGTACAGAACTCCGGCGGATGTCACCAGAGCTCTGAGTGCTCTGCGGAGCGACTACGACCGGCTGCCGGGAAACAGTATTAACCATGCCGTTGAAAAGGCGCATGTTCTGCAACTGAACCCACAGCCCACAACTGAAACACCCGTGATCTTTAAGATCCGGACGAAAGACAGCGCCGACTATGAAGTCCACGAACAGGCCACCGAACTGGAGACTGCCAAATTGCAGGCGTTATTCCGGGACTATCTGCCACCGGGAAAAAGACGTTAG
- the LOC128266499 gene encoding uncharacterized protein LOC128266499 codes for MRVLIALCLVAVASARSGYNYQPAASAPIATSFAPSGSSYSPAVAASQDAPAETYVPVAAPEAAPSAPVATSYAAPQAELQKEFFTYTADEQDFNEPAGSEQASSSLNRALRVIFIKGPENTGLENAAVALAKQAGQQETAIYVLNKQADIGDLSNKLNAIRNNHNNKPEVHFVKYRTNQDAVNAQQTIQSQYDQLGGSSTIQNGGVAPVLNFASQPAAHQVAAPSAPGSSYLPSSVLRFRQ; via the exons ATGCGCGTCCTTATT GCTCTGTGCCTTGTGGCTGTTGCCAGTGCCAGGAGTGGCTACAACTACCAGCCGGCTGCCTCGGCGCCCATTGCCACCTCTTTTGCTCCCTCGGGATCGAGTTACTCCCCCGCGGTGGCCGCCAGCCAGGATGCCCCCGCCGAGACCTATGTGCCCGTTGCCGCCCCGGAGGCTGCTCCCTCCGCTCCCGTGGCCACCAGCTATGCCGCTCCCCAGGCCGAGCTGCAGAAGGAGTTCTTCACCTACACCGCCGACGAGCAGGACTTCAACGAACCCGCCGGCTCCGAGCAGGCCTCCAGCTCCTTGAACCGCGCTCTGCGCGTGATCTTCATCAAGGGACCCGAGAACACTGGCCTGGAGAACGCCGCCGTGGCTCTGGCCAAGCAGGCCGGCCAGCAGGAGACCGCCATCTATGTGCTGAACAAGCAGGCCGACATCGGGGATCTGAGCAACAAGCTGAACGCCATCcgcaacaaccacaacaacaagcCCGAGGTGCACTTCGTCAAGTACAGGACCAACCAGGATGCCGTGAATGCCCAGCAGACCATTCAGTCGCAGTACGACCAGCTGGGCGGATCCTCCACCATCCAGAACGGAGGCGTGGCCCCCGTCCTGAACTTCGCCTCGCAGCCAGCTGCCCACCAAGTGGCCGCTCCCTCCGCTCCCGGCAGCTCCTACCTGCCCTCTTCCGTCCTGCGATTCCGCCAGTAG
- the LOC128264822 gene encoding uncharacterized protein LOC128264822 codes for MSFALRRAYIMLGIVFLSLLAGSLAELGYQYQQNSYGAAVHGYGNEAALAEEKFNAQPGNHYQENADFHKHFYAFEAPYDSAEEADLVETKLASLAEKNLQVVFIKAPENKAVVGALSALAKQTTEDKTAIYVLNKQTDAHELASEIGALKAHHKHKPQVHFVKYRTEAEAAQAQQYIQAQYGGGAATPQSSQASSLGYYPEQQPQYEQNSPASQADYFQPPQQSAYQPQSGYLPPLPSYSSISQGYNAAGASNVGQIDLPPVPEAQQDLSASYNNEASVDFRSARSRRFDFLANERRRSGSRMVFPTEVGSSRSYLTSKPGKRLRL; via the exons ATGTCTTTTGCTCTTCGTCGTGCTTATATCATGCTGGGAATAGTG TTTCTTTCTTTGTTGGCTGGCAGTTTGGCGGAATTGGGCTACCAGTACCAGCAGAATAGTTACGGAGCAGCTGTTCATGGCTATGGGAATGAAGCTGCCTTGGCTGAGGAGAAGTTCAATGCGCAACCAGGCAATCACTACCAGGAGAATGCCGACTTCCACAAGCACTTCTATGCCTTTGAGGCACCCTACGATTCGGCGGAGGAGGCTGACCTAGTGGAAACCAAACTGGCATCCCTTGCCGAGAAGAACCTCCAGGTGGTGTTCATCAAGGCGCCCGAGAACAAGGCGGTGGTGGGTGCCCTGAGCGCCCTGGCCAAGCAAACCACTGAGGATAAGACGGCTATTTATGTGCTTAACAAGCAGACGGATGCCCACGAACTGGCAAGTGAAATAGGCGCCTTGAAGGCGCATCACAAGCACAAGCCGCAGGTTCATTTTGTCAAGTACAGGACGGAGGCGGAGGCTGCCCAGGCCCAGCAGTACATTCAGGCGCAGTACGGCGGAGGAGCAGCGACTCCACAGTCATCGCAGGCATCTTCCTTGGGCTACTACCCGGAGCAGCAACCGCAGTACGAGCAGAACTCGCCAGCTTCCCAAGCAGATTATTTTCAACCACCTCAGCAATCTGCCTATCAACCGCAGTCGGGCTATCTGCCGCCCTTGCCCAGTTACTCCTCCATTTCGCAGGGCTACAATGCAGCAGGAGCCTCAAATGTGGGACAGATTGACCTCCCACCTGTTCCCGAAGCTCAACAGGATCTGTCGGCCAGCTACAACAACGAGGCCAGCGTGGACTTTCGCTCAGCAAGATCAAGACGCTTTGATTTTCTAGCCAATGAGCGACGTAGGTCTGGCAGTCGCATGGTCTTTCCCACGGAGGTGGGTTCCTCCAGATCATACCTTACCTCGAAACCAGGCAAACGCCTGCGGCTCTAA